In one Cloacibacillus sp. An23 genomic region, the following are encoded:
- the tpiA gene encoding triose-phosphate isomerase — protein sequence MRRKFIAGNWKMNHGPAATSEFFNKFTAELKEAGDVLEAAAKGTEEIALFVPAVSLLTAVNAAKGTPVIIGAENMHWEKSGAFTGETSGPMITEIGATHVLIGHSERRHIFRETDEELNKKVHAAIECGLVAVLCVGETLEEREGGKAFNVIKKQFAEGLKGIDGDTLARKMIIAYEPVWAIGTGKTASDADAEEVCGFIRRLAKESFCENTADELIILYGGSVKADNTRGIISQPDIDGVLVGGASLKADSFMQIIKNAL from the coding sequence ATGCGCAGGAAATTTATAGCCGGAAACTGGAAGATGAACCACGGCCCGGCGGCGACAAGTGAATTTTTTAATAAATTCACAGCCGAGCTGAAGGAGGCCGGCGACGTTCTGGAAGCCGCCGCAAAAGGAACGGAAGAAATAGCTCTGTTCGTCCCTGCCGTGTCCCTCCTTACGGCGGTAAACGCCGCCAAGGGAACGCCCGTAATAATAGGCGCAGAAAATATGCACTGGGAAAAGAGCGGGGCCTTCACCGGCGAAACCTCCGGCCCTATGATAACCGAGATAGGCGCTACGCACGTGCTCATAGGACACAGCGAGAGGCGCCATATATTCCGAGAGACCGACGAAGAACTCAATAAAAAGGTACACGCGGCAATAGAATGCGGCCTAGTCGCAGTGCTCTGCGTAGGAGAGACGCTTGAGGAGCGAGAGGGCGGCAAGGCCTTCAACGTTATAAAGAAACAGTTCGCCGAAGGGCTCAAGGGAATAGACGGGGATACGCTCGCACGCAAAATGATAATAGCTTACGAGCCTGTGTGGGCGATCGGCACAGGAAAGACGGCGAGCGACGCAGACGCCGAAGAAGTATGCGGCTTTATACGCAGACTGGCTAAGGAGAGCTTCTGCGAGAATACTGCAGATGAGCTGATAATCCTCTACGGAGGCAGCGTCAAAGCAGACAACACGAGAGGCATAATCTCGCAGCCAGACATCGACGGAGTTCTGGTAGGCGGCGCGTCGCTAAAGGCGGACAGCTTCATGCAGATCATAAAGAACGCTTTATAA